GCTCTACGAGAGGTACCTGATAAAGAGGGGGAAAGTAGTCGTTGAGAGCCCTAATGAGATGCTCGAGCGCGTCGCCTCCTTCGTGGCTGGCGCTGAGCTGGGCCTAGGCGGGAGGGCTGACGAGGCCAAGCAGGAGTTCTATGACCTTATGTCGACGGGTCGCTTCATGCCAAACAGCCCCACACTGATGAACTCGGGCACTAAGTACCATCAGCTCGCCGCCTGCTTCGTGATACCGGTGGATGACGACCTGGACTCGATATTCGGTGCCCTCAACTCGGCTGCGTGGGTCTTCAAGACAGGCGCCGGGGCAGGCTTCGACTTCACGCCGCTTCGGGCGAGGGGGACAAGGCTGTCCTCGGGCGGCGTGGCCAGCGGCCCTGTGAGCTTCATGAGGCTCTTTGACCAGGTCGCTGACGTAATAAAGGAGGGGGGCAGGAGGAGGGCAGCTATGATGGGCGTCCTCCACGACGTTCACGCAGACCTGCTGAGCTTCGCTGAGTCTAAGCTGGGCGGAGGGCTTGAGAACTTCAACATAAGCGTGGGAGTCCACGACGCCTTCATCATGGCGGCCCTCGAGGGACGCGAGTGGAACCTCTACGACCCCCACGAGTGCCCCCAGTTAGTGGGGCTCCTGAGCAGCGACCTGCCCGACCTCTGGAGGAAGTGCGCCCCCAAGGTCACAGTCAACGCCGCTGAGGTTCTGGACAGGGCGGCCAAGGCGGCCTGGGAGGTGGGCGACCCCGGCCTGGTCTTCATAGACACCATAAATGAGCACAACCCAACGCCCCGCCTCGGGAGGATAAGGACCACCAACCCCTGTGGCGAGACTCCCCTGCTCAGCTGGGAGGCCTGTAACCTGGGCTCAATAAACCTCAGCAAGTACGTAGTCAACGGGGGCATAGACTGGGACCTGCTAGAGCATGACGTGAGGGCCGCAGTCAGGTTCCTTGACGACGTTATCGAGGCCTCCTGGTACCCCAGGCCTGAGATAGAGAAGGCCGTGAAGCGCACCAGGAAGATAGGCCTCGGCGTCATGGGCTGGGCTAACATGCTGGCCCAGCTCAGGGTCCCCTACGACAGCGACTCCGCGCTGCTGCTTGCTGACAGGCTGATGGAGTTCATCGCCTACGTGGCCAGGGACGAGAGCAATAGGCTCGCCTTCGAGAGGGGCCCCTACCCTGAGTTCCCCGGCAGCATCCACAGGGAGGGCAGGTTCAACTTCGAGCCCCAGGTCTCCAGCTCGCAGATATACGACGAGGGCAAGGCCTCTGAGGACGTGCTGAGGATCGTTGAGTCAAGGCCCAGGCTGGACTGGGACAAGGTCAGGTCAGAGATGCGCGAGGGCAGCAGGAACGCTACGGTCACCACGATAGCTCCCACGGGCAGCATAAGTATAATAGCTAACGCCAGCAGCAGCATAGAGCCCTTCTACTCGCTCATATACGTAAGGCAGAGCAGCCTCTTCTCATGGATCGAGGTGAACAGGTTCCTCAAGGAGTGGCTTATTGAGACGAGCAACCTGAGGCCTGAGAGGATCAAGGAAATAATAATGCATGGGGGCTCCGTCAGAGGGCTTGACTGGGTCGACAAGGAGGTCCAGGACGTCCTGGGCACAGCGCTCGATATAGACTGGAGGTGGCACGTCCGCATGCAGGCGGTATTCCAGAGATGGGTCGACAACGCCGTCAGCAAGACCGTGAACCTAAGGCATGAGGTGACCCCTGAGGACGTAAAGAACGTCTTCCTGGAGGCCTGGCGCCTCAAGTGCAAGGGCATAACGGTCTTCAGGGACAGGAGCAAGGGGGTGCAGGTGATGCAGGTGCCCGCTGACCTTGACCAGCTCATACGTGAGCCGCCGGCCATGGGCATTAAGGTCAAGGCCAAGATGGTCCCAGGAGTCATAAGCGCAGGCAACACAAGGGTAGTGACCGTGAGCGAGGAGTACGCGGGCGGGTGCCCGACCTGCGACCTTTGATCAGGATTCTTGCTTAAGGACAGCCACTACAAGACGCCTGTTCTTGGCCCTTGCCTCCACAACGCCTAGCCTTATCAACTCTCTCAGCAGCTTCCTGGCCACGGAGACCTTGACGCCAAGGACCGATGAGAGCCTGTAGGGCGTAACGTACTTCATCTTCTGGACCTCCCTCTTGGCCCTGTTGATGAGCTCAGGGGTCACCTCGAGCAGTGGAGCCGAGGCCTTGGCCTGGGCCCTCTGTTGAGGCCTCTGCTGCTTCTTCTCGACCGCTTTCTCAGCCTTCTCAGGCTGCCCCTTTGAAGACAAGGTCCTCACCGCCAGGGGTCCCTAAGGAGACCGAATTAAAAAGGCTTGGCTCAGAAGGATATCGTCGTTCCCCCTCTCGTAGTCCTCTCCTGCTCGCTGGTCACGACGGAGCCCAGCTCCCTGAGTCTCGTGAGTATCGGGTTGAGTTTGTCCTGCTTTGAGTAGGACTCGAGTGTGTCCCTCATACTCCTGGTGTGCTGAATGTCCAGCTCCAGCAGCTCCTCCAGTATCCTCACGGTCTTCTCCCACACCTCCACGAGGAGGTCCTTGGGCGCGTTGGTCGTTATGAAGGGGTCCTGGAGCCAGTCATCAAAGGCCTTGAGGGTCCTCATCATGTGGCTGAAGGCGAGCCTTGTGTTAACTATTATCTCGAGCCTGTCCGACTGCGCCACCCTCTGCTCGTTCTCCCTGAAAGTCTGAAGCACGCTCTGCTGCATGGCTATCCACCTGTCTAAGTTCTTCAAGAAGTCCGACAGGTCAGCCCTGTACTGGGACACGCCCTGCACCTCGCTGAGAGGCAGGGGAGAAGC
The uncultured Acidilobus sp. JCHS genome window above contains:
- a CDS encoding ribonucleoside-diphosphate reductase, adenosylcobalamin-dependent; the encoded protein is MPELTRSDVIAWAKEAARLAGLEPSKIEFELLKLGARSPEETYRKALEAFASWGLLDPTWEEAARRLVLARIYHERGLEPPAKLEGIEAWASWVGLNLLYERYLIKRGKVVVESPNEMLERVASFVAGAELGLGGRADEAKQEFYDLMSTGRFMPNSPTLMNSGTKYHQLAACFVIPVDDDLDSIFGALNSAAWVFKTGAGAGFDFTPLRARGTRLSSGGVASGPVSFMRLFDQVADVIKEGGRRRAAMMGVLHDVHADLLSFAESKLGGGLENFNISVGVHDAFIMAALEGREWNLYDPHECPQLVGLLSSDLPDLWRKCAPKVTVNAAEVLDRAAKAAWEVGDPGLVFIDTINEHNPTPRLGRIRTTNPCGETPLLSWEACNLGSINLSKYVVNGGIDWDLLEHDVRAAVRFLDDVIEASWYPRPEIEKAVKRTRKIGLGVMGWANMLAQLRVPYDSDSALLLADRLMEFIAYVARDESNRLAFERGPYPEFPGSIHREGRFNFEPQVSSSQIYDEGKASEDVLRIVESRPRLDWDKVRSEMREGSRNATVTTIAPTGSISIIANASSSIEPFYSLIYVRQSSLFSWIEVNRFLKEWLIETSNLRPERIKEIIMHGGSVRGLDWVDKEVQDVLGTALDIDWRWHVRMQAVFQRWVDNAVSKTVNLRHEVTPEDVKNVFLEAWRLKCKGITVFRDRSKGVQVMQVPADLDQLIREPPAMGIKVKAKMVPGVISAGNTRVVTVSEEYAGGCPTCDL